From a single Oncorhynchus nerka isolate Pitt River linkage group LG11, Oner_Uvic_2.0, whole genome shotgun sequence genomic region:
- the LOC135573944 gene encoding putative nuclease HARBI1 has protein sequence MSSSPSLATEDSVTSKRSSIGLQMVCNADCVISNVVAKWPGSVHDSRIFRASEIYQCLSQGEFSGVLLGDRGYGCQPFLLTPFTDPQEAQQAYNHAHARTRARVEMTFGLLKARFTAFTN, from the exons atgtcttcatctccttccctggccacagaagactctgtgacatcaaagaggagttctataggattgcag atggtctgcaatgctgactgtgtgatcagcaatgttgtggcaaaatggcctggctcagtccatgactccagaatctttcgggcctctgaaatctatcagtgcctatcacaag gtgaattctctggtgtgttgctgggagacagggggtatggctgccagccttttctcctgacacctttcacagacccccaggaagcacagcaggcctacaaccatgcccatgccaggaccagggccagagttgaaatgacctttggcctcctgaaggcacgcttcactgccttcacaaattaa